The Trichoderma breve strain T069 chromosome 2, whole genome shotgun sequence DNA segment CTCTGCTATAATCATGATGCGCCATGGCCGCTCTCTGCGAGATCGACCTAAACGctcccctttcttcttctccctctaTACAAAGATGGAACGAAACGAGGCAGAAGCTTTCTATCTACCTATATACATGTGCTCATTCTGAGTGTTACCAACAGGGCGATCTCCCCCATGCGATCCGCGTCGACGACTCTACTTGGACCCTGTCCACCAACTCCGACGGCACCAAGAGCGTAGAAATCCACCTCGACAAGATCAACAAGATGGAGTGGTGGGCACACGTCGTTACCAGCGCACCCACCATCGACGTCACCAAGATCCAGCCCGAAAACTCCAAGCTCTCCGATCTTGACGGCGAGACCAGGGGCATGgttgagaagatgatgtttGACCAGCGACAGAAGGAGGCTGGCCTGCCGACCTCGgacgagcagaagaagatggatatCCTCAAGAAATTCCAGGAGCAACACCCAGAGATGGATTtcagcaaggccaagatccagTAAGGCGAGGGGGGTATATGTACAAAAATAATGAATAAACAATTGCTTTAACAACGAGGGGGTATCATCGTGATTCAAGTGCCATAGCAGCCCGCTCTAAGAATGAATTGAACTCCTTGACCTGTTTGAGCATCCCGCCTGTGAAGCTCGACGAGCTGGCTTGCTCTGATACACGAGACACAAGCAACTCGAGATTAGCCAGCTCGGCTTCCCTTTGTGCGGCTCGCGAAAGCTCGGGCGCCTCCCTGCCCTGTTCTACAGCAAGGTCTACATCGTGCATAAGAGAAGATGCGTCGAGACAATACTGTAACACGTTCATTAGTACAATACCTCGACAAAGCAAAGTCTCAGTTGACTCTTACCTTCGACTCTCTAGAATCGGCCTCGTGTTTGATCCTAATGGCATCCATTCGAAGAGCAACCTGCTCTCGCTCGGCTTTGATACGCATAATCTCCTCGCGCAAAGCcattctctctttctgtACGTGTCGAACCCGCTTCCGCAGGGAATGCCAGTGGTTCAAGTGGATAGCCTAAGAGCACCTCATTAGTATCGCCTCATAAGGTTCAGATTCGCATTTGCTCAGGACATACGTGTTGAAGGAACCGAGATTTGAGCTCCTCTCGGTAAGCCTCAATGGCTCGCGTTTTGATGCGATActccttctttttggccGGATCCTCTGCGTTACCGGCCAcctcctggagctgctccAATGTTGAAGAAATCACCTCGTCGCAGACCTGAGCAAAAACATCAATTACGCTTTCTCCTCCGTGGTTGACGAATGCCATCTCATTCTGTAGAGGATCTatatcgtcatcttcatggCCACGTTTCTTGTGGTTGACAAATCGCTGGACAGTGATTTCAATCGTCCCGCCGTCGCCCTCGCTCTGGTCGCTATGTCGCTTCTTCGCTTTAGCCTTCTTAGGTTGCGGTTCTTCGTGTTCTTCGCTGGCATCCCGTGGCTGTGCTTCAACACGTTTCCTCGGTTTGACGGGTTTAGCGGGTTGTGACTTGGCAGCAGGTTGTCTTTGAGCAGCCGGGCTTTTGCTGGGCCGTCCGCGTTTCCTCTTAGGGGGTGTTGGCAGGACTGtcacctcctcttcctcttcttcgacttCAGTTGCTTCCTCCACATCTGGCTCGGGTGCCTCCTCTGGCTCGGGTTCGGGCTCTGATTCTTGCTCCGATTcgggctcaggctcaggctctAATTCCTCCTCTTCTATTTCTCCTGCATCTTCCAGTTCCTGGGATCCCAGCTCTGGAGATGGTTCCCGTCGTACTCTTGCGCTTCCCCTCTTTAAAAGTCTTGCCACTTCTTCCACATCAATGCCATCAGAGTTCTCTTGgtcttcctcttgctcctcttGTTCGTCCTCATCTTGTGCCAAAGTGCTCTCTTCAATAACCAAGTCGGtagcagcctcagcctctaTTTCCACGaattcctcttcctcctctaTTCCTGCTAATTGAGGCAAGTTATCCGACGACAGTTCATCCGCCAAGTGCCTCGTATCGTGACCACCATATACCCTTCCAGCTGATCTCTGCGATGATCGAGCTGTAGCTGCACCACTGCGACGTCGCGCCTTATTCTTAAGGGGGGACGAGGGCATAGGAATCCCGTCATCTGATGATAGCACACCCATTAACTTCACGGTTGAGCTGAGCGTCTCGCTCATAGGTACCCGACGTCGCTTTCCACTTCCAGGCGCATCCGCAGGAGACTCTGAAACCTCTTCCATGATTACATCGGATTTGTGCGCCGAGGTAGGTGATCGCATGCGTACAGGTGATATTGCACCGGGGTGTGGAGGCAAGGTCTCAAGCTcgtcttgagcttcttcaaccGACTGTCCGGCTGTCCGCACCGAACTTATAGACATTGGCACTCGATAGGTCCTGCTAGCCTTAGGTGTAGggccgtcatcttcgccatcctcttccatcgGCTCGCTCGGTAGGGTAGGCGGTTCGACCGGTGGCTCTATGGGCCGAGATCTGacccgtcgtcgtcgaggagTGGAGCTCGATTTAggctctggaggagctgtCGCATCTTTCTCCAGtctccttctctttgctGAGGTAGTGGGAGAGTACTTGTTCCGAGTCGCTGGGCTTGAGGTTGATGCGATGGATGAGGCAATGGCAAGACCTCCGATGtcgaggctgttgatgtcgaGGTTGAAGGATTCGTCGTCCACATTGGCGCGCCTGCAGAGCAATAAGCGAGCTGGTCATTAGCAGCTGTCAAACGTCAACTTACTGCGCGCCCCGAAGACGCTCATTCAGGCGGTCCGCGCGGGTTTGTCGTCCTATGTGCGTGTTAGAATGAAATTCGAGATAGCGCAATGAAGCAGTTCCGGTGAGACACGCCTGTGGCCATCTTAAAGGCAGGGAGGGAATTGCGCTATTCAGCCTCTACATGTGGGATCTGACATCCATCTATCGGTCGATCGGtggttttcttcttgtgtGAGTGTGAAGAGCGCTGATTGTCGTATATGGAGAGAAGATTTGGAGGTTGCGATACTGGCAGATGCAAATCTGAGAGCTCCAAGTTGGAGGCGTTAAAAGTGGATTCCAACGGCAGCTAGGACGCGACTGTTTCGAGACACGCGTTGATTAATGCTGTGGGGTTTTCGACATGGTAGGGCTGGGAATTTTGAGGTACTGGTACATAGTGAGACGCTTGATTGGTGTATGCTATAAAGTATAGATACTCGAAAAGGAAACGCATAAAAGATTGAAGATATCTCGGTCATAGCACTCATCCGCGATGATAATCCCATTTTGTGTAATCGGTAACAAACATAAATACATATCCCAAGCACCTTTGATGATTTGACTTTGAAACCTCATAGTGGTATTCTGTCAATATGCCCATCCATGTACCGGGCCCGCCGGTTATTCTGCCATCATTTAATACCCCAACCGTCGTCAAATGCCAACACTGTCTCATGAATACCGAGAGTACCAACGCCTACATATGCTGATGCGATCCATATGGCCAAACTATAATTCTTCTTCCGTTTCTTCAAGGGGAATCCACGACCTTGTCTCGTTATCGAATCTGTGGCTAAATTGAATGTCAGCTGAGCTGCCAAAGTAAAGATAAAAGCCCTTTTGACATACCCGTGATACTCTGTATTAGTTAAAGACCTCTTTCCGTATTCTGCTTGCAGCATCTCTTCGTATCGATAGGGAATCTTGCACGGCACTCCCTCAAAGGTTGTGTCTCGCAGCGGGAAGACATATGTATCCTATTGAGCACATCAGTACCTTATGAATGGCGAGTTACCCAGAACCAAAACTTGTCCTTACGCGATATTCATGGCCATATTTGTCATACAAAACACCTTCGCCCTCCTCATGATTAAGAGCATATCTTGCCGCAGTAATATCGATGTATAGTCCGTTCTGCATATCGATCCACCGGGCATCGATGACATTGGACCTATCATCTTGATCTCGGTGAACGAAATATGGGTTGATCTCGAGCTGGAAGTAGCGACCTTTTTCCATCGTGCCGTACTTGTAGTAGTATATGGTCATGTTGTGATAGGCGGCTAGAAGATACATGTCTGCCTCTGTGACTTGGACGTCCGCATCATAGTCCCACGGCATGACCTTGAGATTGCAGGTTAGAGCGAGAAAGGGCTATAATGAGTGTGAAGGATTCAAGGTAGAAATACCTTCTTACCCCACCACCATCCGAGAAGAGTCCCATGCATCAGCCATGTTTGAATGCCCAAGTCTCGGAATGTTGCCAGATACGTCTGGACTAAGACTTTGATGGCCTCTCTCTGCTCAGGGTCCTCGAGAAGTATGAGAGAGTAGCGATCATCATAGTGAACATCATAGCTATTGATTCTGTGTTAGATATGAGAGCAGCCAAGACTAGTAACAGTAACAGTTACATAGCCGTAGCTAAGATACTCACGGGTTCTCATCTACAGGCGGTTCTTGTCAGTATATGGCAACTGGTGAGTAGCCGCGTCATCACTCTCAATATCCACTCACGGAAATATTTTGGCTCAGGAGCCTTGGGTTTTGCCGACGGAGCAGCACTAATACTCCAAGCCAGCGCTGTCCACGCGGCTgcggtgatgatgctctTGCAGGACTTCATTTGGGGCTGGTTTGATACTCGTCGGTAGAGGCGCAGCCTCTCTTCTTGTCTCCTCAGAA contains these protein-coding regions:
- a CDS encoding CS domain-containing protein — its product is MADKDPSPAEDAAARKKEAEEQAALPYKWTQTIGELDLSFNVPGNYKSRDLVVDIKKTTLTAGVKGQEPIITGDLPHAIRVDDSTWTLSTNSDGTKSVEIHLDKINKMEWWAHVVTSAPTIDVTKIQPENSKLSDLDGETRGMVEKMMFDQRQKEAGLPTSDEQKKMDILKKFQEQHPEMDFSKAKIQ
- a CDS encoding licD family domain-containing protein, whose product is MKSCKSIITAAAWTALAWSISAAPSAKPKAPEPKYFHENPYDVHYDDRYSLILLEDPEQREAIKVLVQTYLATFRDLGIQTWLMHGTLLGWWWGKKVMPWDYDADVQVTEADMYLLAAYHNMTIYYYKYGTMEKGRYFQLEINPYFVHRDQDDRSNVIDARWIDMQNGLYIDITAARYALNHEEGEGVLYDKYGHEYRDTYVFPLRDTTFEGVPCKIPYRYEEMLQAEYGKRSLTNTEYHGHRFDNETRSWIPLEETEEEL